From Gemmatimonadaceae bacterium, the proteins below share one genomic window:
- a CDS encoding sigma-70 family RNA polymerase sigma factor: MPRPALDLPNLPDADVVVLAQQGREPAFRELIRRYERPVYSLIYRMVRDTAASEDLAQDAFIKVLNHLDKYRPEFKFSSWLFKIANNVAIDHLRRRQLETVSMDGSPHAATSTEVESTSFELADQGESPLDELASRELGAIIEQAIGKLRPEYRNCIMLRHVEGRSYEEIAATLDLPLGTVKTYIHRARHELREALEHLRE; this comes from the coding sequence ATGCCCCGTCCTGCACTCGACCTTCCGAATCTTCCCGACGCCGACGTCGTGGTGCTGGCGCAGCAGGGACGCGAACCCGCGTTCCGTGAGCTGATCCGGCGCTACGAGCGCCCCGTCTATTCGCTCATCTACCGGATGGTGCGCGACACCGCGGCCTCCGAGGACCTCGCGCAGGACGCGTTCATCAAGGTCCTCAACCACCTCGACAAGTACCGGCCCGAGTTCAAGTTCTCGAGCTGGCTGTTCAAGATCGCCAACAACGTCGCCATCGATCACCTGCGGCGTCGGCAGCTGGAGACGGTCTCGATGGACGGCTCCCCGCACGCCGCCACCTCCACCGAGGTGGAGTCCACCTCGTTTGAGCTGGCCGACCAGGGCGAGTCCCCTCTCGACGAACTGGCCTCCCGGGAGCTGGGCGCCATCATCGAGCAGGCCATCGGCAAGCTGCGACCCGAATACCGCAACTGCATCATGCTCCGCCACGTCGAGGGCCGGAGTTACGAGGAAATCGCCGCCACGCTGGACCTCCCCCTGGGCACGGTGAAGACCTACATCCACCGGGCACGCCACGAGTTACGGGAGGCGTTGGAGCACCTCAGGGAATGA
- a CDS encoding ubiquinone/menaquinone biosynthesis methyltransferase, which produces MTTALDRETREAEVAASNASATGKRTYVQRIFSEIAPRYDLLNRLLSLGIDRRWRARALKRLAWTAAPTGTYLDLCAGTLDVGATLATREGFGGHIVGADFAQPMLVAGSGKAPRAVLQPVVADALSLPLRDNAFDGAIVAFGIRNVADLDKGLAEVLRTLKPGARFIILEFSTPRVPMVRAAYLFYFHRILPLIGRLISGHKTAYTYLPRSVANFPETGKLAEAMTRAGFRDVSWETLTFGIAAVHVGTK; this is translated from the coding sequence ATGACGACAGCGCTAGACCGCGAGACGCGGGAGGCCGAAGTCGCCGCCTCGAACGCCTCGGCGACGGGGAAGCGCACGTACGTGCAGCGGATCTTCTCCGAGATCGCGCCGCGCTACGATCTGCTCAACCGCCTGCTGTCGCTTGGGATCGACCGCCGCTGGCGCGCGCGGGCGCTCAAGCGGCTGGCGTGGACGGCCGCTCCGACTGGGACCTACCTCGACCTCTGCGCGGGCACTCTGGACGTTGGCGCCACGCTCGCCACGCGCGAGGGATTCGGCGGCCACATCGTCGGCGCCGACTTCGCGCAGCCCATGCTGGTGGCGGGATCAGGAAAGGCTCCCCGCGCGGTGCTGCAGCCGGTGGTGGCCGACGCGCTGTCCCTCCCGCTGCGCGACAACGCCTTCGACGGCGCCATCGTGGCCTTCGGCATCCGCAACGTCGCGGACCTGGACAAGGGCCTCGCGGAAGTGCTGCGAACCCTGAAGCCCGGTGCGCGGTTCATCATCCTGGAGTTCTCGACGCCACGCGTGCCGATGGTGCGCGCGGCGTACCTGTTCTACTTCCATCGCATCCTACCGCTCATCGGGCGACTGATCAGCGGGCACAAGACCGCTTACACCTACCTGCCGCGCTCCGTGGCGAACTTCCCAGAGACGGGTAAGCTGGCCGAGGCGATGACGCGCGCCGGCTTCCGCGACGTCAGCTGGGAGACGCTGACCTTCGGGATCGCGGCCGTGCACGTGGGGACCAAGTAA
- a CDS encoding GNAT family N-acetyltransferase, whose amino-acid sequence MQPRDFPGIIELCERTYPGAIPWSEEQLSKHLEIFPEGQLVAVDRGREVVGYAASLIVYWDDYHMGANWRDFTDHGRFTNHDPAMGRTLYGAEVMVHPEIRGSGIGGKLYQARRELTERLGLLRIRAGARLRGYHKYAERMSAEEYLRGVVRGSYRDPTLSFQLNRGFHVLAVVESYLRHDPESMGWAAVIEWLNPQVATAAELAAVPAW is encoded by the coding sequence ATGCAGCCCCGGGACTTCCCGGGGATCATCGAGCTGTGCGAGCGGACCTACCCGGGCGCGATTCCCTGGTCGGAAGAGCAGCTCTCGAAGCACCTGGAGATCTTCCCCGAGGGCCAGCTGGTGGCCGTGGACCGCGGCCGCGAGGTGGTCGGCTACGCGGCGAGCCTGATCGTCTACTGGGACGACTACCATATGGGCGCCAACTGGCGCGACTTCACGGATCACGGGCGCTTCACCAACCACGACCCGGCGATGGGGCGCACGCTCTATGGCGCCGAGGTGATGGTGCATCCAGAGATCCGGGGCAGCGGGATCGGCGGAAAGCTCTACCAGGCGCGTCGGGAGCTCACGGAGCGGCTGGGCTTGCTGCGCATCCGGGCCGGCGCGCGCCTCCGCGGCTACCACAAGTACGCCGAGCGGATGAGCGCCGAGGAATACCTGCGTGGCGTGGTGCGCGGGTCGTATCGTGATCCGACGCTGTCGTTCCAGCTCAACCGCGGCTTCCACGTGCTGGCCGTGGTGGAGAGCTACCTGCGCCACGACCCCGAGTCGATGGGCTGGGCGGCGGTGATTGAGTGGCTGAATCCCCAAGTGGCGACCGCGGCCGAGCTGGCCGCGGTGCCTGCCTGGTAG
- a CDS encoding menaquinone biosynthesis decarboxylase translates to MTLDTLQQFIAAIEARGELRRITQPVNVHLEMCEITDRVMKMPGGGPALLFEKPVLRDGSISQYPVGINLFGSMTRMAMALGVERLDEHGDRITKLLDLKVPEGFLGKLQLLPRLMEVAKFPPRMASGTPACQEIVWQGDDIDLDKLPVLTTWPEDGGPFLTMTAVVSKDPQRGIRNVGMYRVQQMGKRHVAMHWQRHKTGAAHWREMAEKGEKMPVCIVIGSDPASMYSASAPLPPNIDEFIFAGFLRRAPVQLTKAVTCDLEVPADAEIVIEGYIDPKEALVVEGPFGDHTGYYSEADLYPRVHVTAVTMRKNAVYCATIVGRPPMEDFYLGHATERIFLPLLKLTTPEIVDYHMPAEGIFHNLVFVSIKKHYPGQAYKVMNALWGAGLMSLAKVLVVVDDWVDVRNPQEAWWVALNNIDPERDTRFTMGPIDVLDHSSRAFTYGSKMGIDGTKKWPEEGFTRDWPKVIEMDAETKAKVDAMWPSLGLGNAK, encoded by the coding sequence GTGACGCTCGACACCCTGCAGCAGTTCATCGCCGCCATCGAGGCGCGCGGCGAACTGCGCCGCATCACGCAGCCCGTGAACGTGCATCTCGAGATGTGCGAGATCACCGACCGCGTGATGAAGATGCCGGGCGGCGGGCCGGCCCTGCTGTTCGAGAAGCCGGTGCTGCGCGACGGTTCCATCTCGCAGTATCCCGTCGGCATCAACCTCTTTGGGTCCATGACCCGCATGGCGATGGCGCTCGGTGTCGAGCGGCTCGACGAGCACGGCGACCGCATCACGAAGCTGCTGGACCTCAAGGTGCCCGAGGGATTCCTCGGCAAGCTGCAGCTGCTGCCGCGCCTGATGGAGGTCGCCAAGTTCCCGCCGAGGATGGCGTCCGGCACGCCGGCCTGTCAGGAGATCGTCTGGCAAGGCGACGACATCGACCTCGACAAGCTGCCGGTGCTCACGACCTGGCCCGAGGACGGCGGTCCGTTCCTCACGATGACGGCGGTGGTGAGCAAGGATCCGCAGCGCGGCATCCGCAACGTGGGGATGTACCGCGTGCAGCAGATGGGCAAGCGGCACGTCGCGATGCACTGGCAGCGCCACAAGACGGGCGCTGCGCATTGGCGCGAGATGGCGGAGAAGGGCGAGAAGATGCCGGTGTGCATCGTCATCGGTTCCGACCCGGCCTCGATGTATTCGGCGTCGGCGCCGCTGCCGCCGAACATCGATGAGTTTATTTTCGCGGGATTCCTCCGTCGTGCCCCGGTGCAGCTCACGAAGGCCGTGACCTGCGACCTCGAGGTGCCGGCCGACGCGGAGATCGTGATCGAGGGCTACATCGATCCCAAGGAAGCGCTGGTGGTCGAGGGCCCGTTTGGCGACCACACGGGCTACTACTCAGAGGCCGACCTGTATCCGCGCGTGCACGTGACCGCCGTGACGATGCGCAAGAACGCCGTGTATTGCGCGACCATCGTCGGGCGCCCGCCGATGGAGGATTTCTACCTCGGCCACGCCACCGAGCGAATCTTCCTGCCGCTGCTCAAGCTCACGACGCCGGAGATCGTGGACTACCACATGCCGGCCGAAGGGATCTTTCACAACCTCGTGTTCGTGAGCATCAAGAAGCACTATCCCGGTCAGGCCTACAAGGTGATGAACGCGCTCTGGGGTGCGGGGCTGATGTCGCTGGCCAAGGTGCTGGTGGTGGTGGACGATTGGGTGGACGTGCGTAACCCGCAGGAAGCCTGGTGGGTGGCGCTGAACAACATCGATCCCGAGCGCGACACACGTTTCACCATGGGGCCAATCGATGTGCTCGACCATTCGAGCCGTGCGTTCACCTACGGGTCGAAGATGGGCATCGACGGCACGAAGAAGTGGCCCGAGGAGGGCTTCACGCGCGACTGGCCAAAGGTGATCGAGATGGATGCCGAGACGAAGGCCAAGGTGGATGCGATGTGGCCGTCGCTGGGACTGGGGAACGCGAAGTGA
- the ubiA gene encoding putative 4-hydroxybenzoate polyprenyltransferase yields MSNASAVGAKAREGQTFSGESTFARWMSFVKLPHTVFALPFALVGVTLASKLAPISLGMLGWVVLAFTSARWVAMAVNRIVDREFDAQNPRTAQREIPRGAIRVRDAWLTVVVAAALFVWAAAQLNPLCLYLSPVALAWVCFYSFTKRFTRYAHLVLGLGLAIAPVGGFLAVTGLWSEPWWMLIALTVAVMTWSGGFDVLYALPDVEFDRSQGLHSIPAAVGVPRAVAIARLLHVTTVLALAATVWVTGGGWFAWAGVATAAVLLGYEHSLVKSDDLSKLDAAFFTMNGVISMTFFAWMLLDRIFG; encoded by the coding sequence GTGAGCAACGCCTCGGCAGTAGGCGCGAAGGCACGCGAGGGCCAGACCTTCTCGGGGGAGTCCACGTTCGCGCGCTGGATGAGCTTTGTGAAGCTGCCGCATACGGTGTTTGCGCTGCCGTTTGCCTTGGTGGGTGTGACGCTGGCCTCGAAGCTCGCGCCGATCTCACTGGGGATGCTTGGCTGGGTGGTGCTGGCGTTCACCAGTGCGCGTTGGGTGGCGATGGCGGTGAATCGCATCGTGGACCGCGAGTTCGACGCGCAGAATCCGCGCACCGCGCAGCGCGAGATCCCGCGCGGGGCGATTCGGGTGCGCGATGCCTGGCTCACGGTGGTGGTGGCGGCGGCGCTATTCGTGTGGGCGGCGGCGCAGCTGAATCCGCTCTGTCTCTACCTCTCGCCTGTCGCACTGGCCTGGGTGTGCTTCTACTCCTTCACCAAGCGCTTCACGCGCTACGCGCACCTTGTGCTCGGCCTTGGCCTCGCGATTGCCCCGGTGGGCGGCTTCCTCGCCGTGACCGGCCTGTGGAGCGAACCGTGGTGGATGTTGATCGCCCTCACGGTGGCGGTGATGACTTGGTCCGGCGGCTTCGACGTCCTGTATGCGTTGCCGGACGTCGAGTTTGATCGCTCACAGGGACTGCACTCGATTCCGGCGGCAGTGGGTGTCCCGCGCGCCGTTGCGATCGCGCGCTTGCTGCATGTGACCACGGTGCTCGCGCTCGCGGCGACCGTGTGGGTCACGGGAGGCGGGTGGTTCGCCTGGGCTGGCGTCGCTACGGCCGCCGTGTTGCTCGGCTACGAGCACTCGCTGGTGAAGTCCGACGATCTCAGCAAGCTGGATGCGGCGTTCTTCACCATGAACGGTGTGATCTCCATGACGTTCTTCGCGTGGATGCTCCTCGACCGGATCTTCGGTTGA
- a CDS encoding UbiX family flavin prenyltransferase → MSRAAAGHAPIVMAMTGASGAPYGIRLLEQLLVAKRQVSLIVSSHGFRLLKTESDVADLDALRSVVGAERFDRCVTVYDDGDRGAAPASGSHLAGGMVICPCSMGTLASIAAGTSRSLVERSADVALKERRPLLLVTRETPLSLIHLENMRRLTMAGATVMPAAPGFYHRPTQVSELVDFIVARALDHLGVENSLAPRWGAHADEA, encoded by the coding sequence ATGTCGCGCGCTGCTGCGGGCCACGCGCCAATCGTGATGGCGATGACTGGGGCCTCCGGTGCGCCCTACGGCATCCGCCTGCTCGAGCAGCTACTCGTGGCCAAGCGACAGGTCTCGCTGATCGTCAGCTCGCACGGGTTCCGGCTGCTCAAGACGGAAAGCGATGTGGCGGATCTTGATGCGCTGCGCTCCGTCGTGGGCGCGGAGCGCTTCGACCGCTGCGTCACCGTCTATGACGATGGCGACCGCGGCGCGGCGCCGGCGTCGGGATCGCATCTCGCAGGTGGGATGGTCATCTGTCCTTGCTCGATGGGCACGCTGGCGAGCATCGCGGCGGGGACATCGCGCTCGTTGGTGGAGCGTTCGGCGGACGTGGCGCTCAAGGAGCGGCGTCCTCTCTTGCTCGTGACCCGCGAGACGCCCTTGTCGCTGATCCACCTCGAGAACATGCGCCGGCTCACGATGGCTGGCGCCACCGTGATGCCCGCCGCGCCGGGCTTCTACCACCGGCCGACGCAGGTGTCGGAGCTGGTGGATTTCATCGTGGCACGCGCACTCGACCACTTGGGCGTCGAGAACTCACTGGCCCCGCGCTGGGGCGCGCACGCGGACGAGGCGTGA
- a CDS encoding response regulator transcription factor has translation MRILVADDDRQLSTLLCEVLRSGGHTAVPAFDGASTMMAAMRSPAPDLIVLDLQMPAGDGHATLSKLKQSSKTTAIPVLVLTATADPAAHERVRKHGAAAFLQKPVDPAAFLDAVKAFGPKK, from the coding sequence ATGCGCATTCTCGTGGCCGACGACGACCGACAGCTCTCCACCCTGCTGTGCGAGGTCCTCCGATCGGGAGGCCACACCGCAGTCCCCGCATTCGATGGCGCCAGCACGATGATGGCGGCGATGCGCAGTCCCGCACCCGACCTGATCGTGCTCGACCTCCAAATGCCCGCCGGCGATGGACACGCGACACTCAGCAAGCTGAAGCAGTCCTCAAAAACGACCGCGATTCCGGTCCTCGTGCTCACGGCGACCGCCGATCCCGCTGCACACGAGCGCGTCCGCAAACACGGTGCAGCCGCGTTCCTGCAGAAGCCCGTGGACCCCGCGGCGTTCCTTGATGCCGTGAAGGCGTTCGGCCCCAAGAAATAG
- a CDS encoding AraC family transcriptional regulator encodes MTATAFQYSEYSPTDATRQWVMSYWSFRAERAPDPSQPYTVWPDGCLSLALPIAAGAVRGPLLCTGPRIVAFQPPITPGVTLLGLRFWPDATGRLFGVPARELRDKLGPAPIALARWADGLRESLRVPQDALSESAMRGCVASLDAWASTRLADADEPDAIVRAAIQRIAAEGGELRMGRLAEDLGVGLRQLQRRFPTATGLTLREWARVRRLRSALAQRLERQDGTWSRIAAETGFVDHAHLTREFVQLTGLPPSHVAHSLGRTDHRGVRP; translated from the coding sequence GTGACCGCCACAGCCTTCCAATACTCGGAATACTCACCCACTGACGCCACGCGTCAGTGGGTGATGTCGTATTGGAGCTTTCGCGCGGAGCGTGCGCCGGATCCATCGCAACCGTACACCGTGTGGCCGGATGGCTGCCTCAGCTTGGCCTTGCCCATCGCGGCCGGCGCGGTGCGCGGCCCCCTGCTCTGCACGGGCCCGCGCATCGTCGCCTTTCAGCCGCCGATCACGCCGGGCGTGACGCTGCTGGGCCTGCGCTTCTGGCCCGATGCGACCGGCCGCCTCTTTGGTGTGCCGGCTCGGGAGCTCCGAGACAAGCTCGGTCCAGCGCCAATCGCGCTCGCTCGGTGGGCCGACGGGCTTCGCGAGTCGCTTCGCGTCCCGCAAGACGCGCTCTCGGAGTCCGCGATGCGCGGCTGTGTCGCCTCGCTTGACGCGTGGGCCTCTACGAGACTCGCGGACGCGGACGAACCCGACGCGATCGTGCGCGCGGCCATCCAACGGATTGCCGCCGAGGGCGGTGAGCTGCGCATGGGCCGGCTCGCCGAGGATCTCGGCGTCGGGCTGCGCCAGCTGCAGCGACGCTTCCCCACGGCAACCGGCCTCACGCTGCGCGAGTGGGCGCGCGTGCGCCGCCTGCGGAGCGCGCTGGCGCAGCGACTCGAACGCCAGGACGGCACCTGGTCGCGCATCGCGGCGGAGACGGGGTTCGTGGACCACGCCCACCTCACGCGCGAGTTCGTGCAGCTCACGGGGCTTCCACCCTCGCACGTGGCGCACAGCCTCGGACGCACGGATCACCGCGGCGTGCGCCCCTGA
- a CDS encoding carbon-nitrogen hydrolase family protein produces MEERIRVASLQYHIRRVDTFEDFAAQVTGLVETAADYKCKLVLFPEYFTLQLLTLGDVRADIQDQVRRLTGFVDQYIALFRELALKHKLYICAGTIPVADNGDVYNECFFFGPDGKHVVQPKLHMTRFESEEWIVKPRNRLKLIDTALGKMAIAICYDVQFPEIARAAARRGAKILLVPSCTDDRQGMLRVRYCAQARAIENQMFVITAHTVGSLPMVPAVSLNYGQAAILTPSDFPFARDGILAEGIPNQETMVIAELEMNSIQRARSSGTVLPLLDSERTAGLVADVDEVTL; encoded by the coding sequence ATGGAAGAACGGATTCGCGTGGCCAGCCTGCAGTACCACATCCGTCGCGTCGACACCTTCGAGGACTTCGCCGCGCAGGTCACCGGCCTCGTCGAGACGGCGGCGGACTACAAGTGCAAGCTGGTGCTCTTCCCCGAGTACTTCACGCTGCAGCTGCTCACGCTCGGCGACGTGCGGGCCGACATCCAGGACCAGGTGCGTCGCCTCACGGGCTTTGTCGATCAGTACATTGCCCTGTTCCGCGAGCTCGCGCTGAAGCACAAGCTGTATATCTGCGCGGGCACGATCCCGGTGGCGGACAACGGCGACGTGTACAACGAGTGCTTCTTCTTCGGGCCCGACGGCAAGCACGTGGTGCAGCCCAAGCTGCATATGACGCGCTTCGAGTCCGAGGAGTGGATCGTCAAGCCGCGGAATCGGCTCAAGCTCATCGACACGGCGCTGGGCAAGATGGCCATCGCCATCTGCTATGACGTGCAGTTTCCTGAGATCGCGCGCGCAGCGGCACGGCGCGGCGCCAAGATCCTTCTCGTCCCCAGCTGCACTGATGACCGCCAGGGCATGCTCCGCGTGCGCTACTGCGCGCAGGCGCGGGCCATCGAGAACCAGATGTTCGTCATCACGGCGCACACGGTGGGCTCGCTGCCAATGGTGCCTGCCGTCTCGCTCAACTACGGACAGGCGGCCATCCTCACGCCCTCGGACTTTCCCTTCGCCCGCGACGGCATCCTCGCCGAGGGAATCCCGAATCAGGAGACGATGGTCATCGCCGAGCTGGAGATGAACTCGATCCAGCGCGCGCGCTCGTCCGGCACCGTGCTGCCGTTGCTGGATTCGGAGCGGACGGCAGGCTTGGTGGCGGACGTCGATGAGGTCACGCTGTGA
- a CDS encoding Mrp/NBP35 family ATP-binding protein encodes MTADTLQGRLAEALAPLANPRTGASLYRSQQVRDIAATRDGKVRVTLLLAAADDPTLARQVRQALEKVDGVAEVRVDVKDAGEPQDGQYAPQGKPGNVAAPKSRALPVMGEERQAPRTPPAPQPVAYPQLGKIIAVSSGKGGVGKSTVTTNLAIALAKQGYHVGLMDADIYGPNIPRMMGVDEAPPVKDDKIQPLEAHGVKVISLGFLIERDQPAIWRGPIVMKIITQFLRDVAWGRLDFLLVDMPPGTGDAQLSLVQATQVAGAVIVTTPQEVAVGDALRGAKMFQRVGVPVLGVVENMSYFESPETGKPMAIFGSGGGKRLSDEIGVPLLGEVPLYPPVLEGADRGAPIVVSDADCSAARKLTDIAGRLTAALGVGAPTGA; translated from the coding sequence GTGACGGCTGACACGCTTCAGGGCCGCCTCGCCGAGGCGTTGGCCCCGCTCGCCAACCCACGCACCGGCGCCTCCTTGTACCGGTCGCAGCAGGTCCGTGACATCGCCGCCACCCGCGACGGCAAGGTGCGCGTGACGCTGCTGCTCGCCGCGGCCGATGACCCCACACTGGCCCGACAGGTCCGACAAGCGCTGGAAAAGGTCGATGGTGTGGCCGAGGTGCGCGTGGATGTGAAGGACGCGGGCGAGCCGCAGGACGGCCAGTACGCGCCGCAGGGCAAGCCTGGGAACGTGGCCGCGCCCAAGTCCCGCGCCCTGCCCGTGATGGGTGAGGAGCGCCAGGCCCCGCGCACGCCGCCAGCCCCGCAGCCGGTCGCCTACCCGCAGCTTGGCAAGATCATCGCCGTGTCGTCGGGCAAGGGCGGCGTGGGCAAGTCCACCGTGACCACGAACCTGGCGATCGCTCTCGCCAAGCAGGGCTACCACGTGGGCCTGATGGACGCGGACATCTATGGTCCCAACATCCCGCGGATGATGGGCGTGGACGAGGCGCCGCCGGTCAAGGACGACAAGATCCAGCCGCTCGAGGCGCACGGCGTGAAGGTCATCTCGCTCGGCTTCCTGATTGAGCGCGACCAGCCCGCCATCTGGCGCGGGCCGATCGTGATGAAGATCATCACGCAGTTTCTGCGCGACGTGGCCTGGGGCCGGCTCGACTTCCTCTTGGTGGACATGCCGCCGGGCACCGGCGACGCGCAGCTCTCGCTGGTGCAGGCCACGCAGGTGGCGGGCGCGGTGATCGTCACCACGCCGCAAGAGGTCGCGGTCGGTGATGCGCTGCGCGGCGCCAAGATGTTCCAGCGCGTCGGCGTGCCCGTGCTTGGCGTGGTGGAGAACATGAGCTACTTCGAGTCGCCGGAGACCGGCAAGCCGATGGCGATCTTCGGTAGTGGCGGCGGCAAGCGCCTCTCCGACGAGATCGGTGTGCCGCTGCTAGGGGAGGTGCCGCTGTACCCGCCGGTGCTCGAGGGCGCCGACCGTGGCGCGCCGATTGTTGTGTCAGATGCCGACTGCTCCGCAGCTCGCAAGTTGACGGACATCGCGGGACGCCTCACTGCAGCGCTTGGGGTGGGCGCGCCCACCGGGGCGTAA
- a CDS encoding metallophosphoesterase family protein: MSPPIRVGLISDTHGLLRPDVHEVFAGVSQILHAGDVCSDTILDELALIAPVQAVWGNCDSPWDPALRESLDVSIGGLRIHVQHGHELGRPKPAKVAAAYDADVCVYGHTHAQVIERVDGRLIVNPGAAGPRRFDLEACVAILTIAHGKAEAELVPLAEM; this comes from the coding sequence GTGAGTCCACCGATCCGCGTGGGACTCATTTCTGACACGCACGGCCTGCTGCGACCCGATGTCCACGAGGTCTTTGCCGGCGTCTCGCAGATCCTGCACGCGGGCGATGTCTGTTCCGACACGATTCTCGACGAGCTAGCCCTGATCGCACCCGTGCAGGCCGTGTGGGGGAACTGCGATAGCCCGTGGGACCCGGCGTTGCGGGAGTCGCTGGACGTCTCGATTGGCGGCCTCCGCATTCACGTGCAGCACGGGCACGAGCTGGGGCGCCCGAAGCCCGCCAAGGTCGCGGCCGCCTACGACGCCGACGTTTGCGTGTATGGCCACACGCACGCGCAGGTGATTGAGCGCGTCGATGGGCGTCTGATTGTGAATCCTGGTGCGGCGGGGCCGCGGCGGTTCGACCTCGAGGCCTGCGTGGCTATCCTGACGATTGCCCACGGCAAGGCTGAGGCCGAGCTGGTTCCGCTGGCCGAAATGTAG